In the genome of Primulina eburnea isolate SZY01 chromosome 13, ASM2296580v1, whole genome shotgun sequence, the window GACCCAATATTATGTTCAGTGTGTGCTTATGTGCTAGGTACCAGGCAGATCCAAAAACTTCGCACCTTAAAGCTGTAAAACGTATACTAAGATACATTGCAGGTACACTAGAATTTGGTTTGTGGTACACTCATGACACAAACACAAACTTGGTAGGCTTTTCTGACTCTGATTGGGCGGGTGATTTAGATGATAGGAAAAGCACTTCGGGAGGGTGCTTTTATTTGGGAAATAACCTTGTATCATGGGCTAGCAAGAAACAAAACTGTGTCTCCCTGTCCACAGCTGAATCTGAATATATGGCAGCTGCAAACTGTTGCTCTCAACTtatgtggatgaatcaaatgattaatgaTTATGGGTTTCATAGTGACATAATGATTGTGTATTGCGACAACTCTAGTGTCATAGACATTTTTAAGAACCCTATTCAACACTCTCGAACTAAACATATAGATataagacatcattttattagaGACTTGGTTGAAAAAGGTATTAGCACGATTGGAGTTTGTCAGGACTGAAAACCAGCTGGCCGATATTTTCACGAAACCTTTGGATTTCGAGATATTTTCAAATCTTCGaaaatctctcagcatgtgtgTACTTTAAAAACATTTGTTCCGTGTTTTCcatggtgttgtcaacaccagaGACAACACCCATTTCTGCATGACTATTTTTAGGATGCTAGGcatactgcataatcataaaCATCCTATATTTTCTTGGTAATGTCTGAACAGTGACGACAATTTCTGAAAGGTACTCTCTGAGTGTTCATACTTCCAATCAAATATTGAGGAATAAATAATGCTCAATCCAAGGCATCGAGTAGTTGAGGATGTTCATAGAAATCGTGATCTTGTCCAATGTGAAAAAGTGACTTGGAAAATGTGAGCATAAGgagaaaaacagaaaagaggtaaagattaaaaaatttgtttagaagaaaatggaaaaagctacctagaagagtccattgaagaccgttcttctagtgtggagCTACCATTTCTAAGTAAAAATagtaatggaaaaagctacctagggaAGTCCATTGAAAACCGTTCTTCTAGAGTGGGAAATACCATTTctgaaacaaaagaaaattttatggaagttcgaatcTAACTCAGTGGTGTTGCCAGAagtgttgccaacaccaagtTCAGACACTGCACAAAATTATAGACTGCCTGACATTTTCCGAGAAATCATCTTATTGTAGGCATATGTAAgttatgcatattttttttttgtttcgtgAACTAATCATATTCAGTGACATATCAGTGCTGACTCATGACGATTGATTGAAACTTTAATTGACCATGCTCAAAAGAAATGACGTCTTATGGATATGGGATGAACTCGAATTTTTTTTGCTCAGGCTGGTCTTTAATGTTACTGCGCCTTGAATTGTCCTGTACCGTTGGATATAAGGAGTTAAAGTGCAATTTAGTAAGATAATTT includes:
- the LOC140809092 gene encoding secreted RxLR effector protein 161-like — encoded protein: MGSSDKLSKDGVAEGVDNTMYRSIIGSLLYLTATRPNIMFSVCLCARYQADPKTSHLKAVKRILRYIAGTLEFGLWYTHDTNTNLVGFSDSDWAGDLDDRKSTSGGCFYLGNNLVSWASKKQNCVSLSTAESEYMAAANCCSQLMWMNQMINDYGFHSDIMIVYCDNSSVIDIFKNPIQHSRTKHIDIRHHFIRDLVEKGISTIGVCQD